One window from the genome of Streptococcus parasanguinis encodes:
- a CDS encoding CBS domain-containing protein — protein sequence MAVKDFMTRKVVYISPDTTIAHAADLMREQGLHRLPVIENDKLVGLVTEGTIAEASPSKATSLSIFEMNYLLNKTKVKDVMLRDVITVSKFASLEDATYLMYKNKVGILPVVDNDQVSGVITDRDIFRAFLEVSGYGEEGVRVRFVTEDKVGVLEQIIHLIVEEGYNIANTVNIPTKDDRVVIEVQIDGVTDLETIRSKFEANGLKVDEITRTIAKAI from the coding sequence ATGGCTGTTAAAGATTTTATGACACGTAAAGTGGTTTACATTAGTCCAGATACTACAATTGCCCATGCGGCAGATTTGATGCGCGAACAAGGTTTGCACCGTTTGCCAGTCATTGAAAATGATAAATTGGTTGGTTTGGTGACAGAGGGTACGATTGCAGAAGCAAGTCCATCTAAAGCAACAAGCTTGTCTATTTTCGAGATGAACTATCTGTTGAACAAGACCAAGGTCAAAGATGTCATGCTTCGCGATGTCATTACCGTCTCTAAATTTGCGAGCTTAGAAGATGCGACCTACCTCATGTATAAGAACAAGGTGGGAATTCTTCCAGTCGTGGACAATGACCAAGTGTCTGGTGTCATCACAGACCGTGATATTTTCCGTGCCTTCCTTGAAGTATCGGGCTATGGAGAAGAAGGAGTTCGTGTTCGCTTTGTGACAGAAGATAAGGTTGGCGTTCTAGAACAAATCATTCACTTGATTGTAGAAGAGGGGTATAACATCGCCAATACAGTCAATATCCCAACCAAAGACGATCGTGTGGTTATCGAAGTCCAAATTGATGGGGTGACAGATCTAGAAACAATCCGTAGTAAATTTGAAGCCAACGGTTTGAAAGTTGATGAAATCACTCGAACAATCGCAAAAGCTATTTAA
- a CDS encoding YitT family protein: MFKFKDILAIILGAGIFSFGIYFLVIPFHFYEGGATGITLITYYLLKVPVSLMNLLINIPLFVLAWKLLGKKSLYLSLLGTFSVSAWMAIFEAMPLSHHYHHFIFTAFKGDILLACIASGVVLGLGLGIIFNAGGTTGGTDILARIFNKYTSLSMGKLMLIVDAIVLITVVVVFQDVRTAMYTLFFILIDTLVIDLIGEGGFAGKGFLIVTSKPEEIAQKVSDDLGRGITFIRGMGYYSRKDLDIVYCVVSRNEMKQMKDIINQIDPFAFITISEAHEILGEGFTLDKEKQPITR, translated from the coding sequence ATGTTTAAATTTAAAGATATTCTGGCTATCATCTTGGGGGCCGGCATTTTTTCATTTGGGATCTATTTTTTGGTCATTCCCTTTCACTTCTATGAAGGAGGAGCGACAGGGATTACCTTGATCACCTATTACCTCTTAAAAGTCCCCGTATCCCTGATGAACTTGCTGATCAATATCCCTCTCTTCGTTCTGGCTTGGAAACTGCTGGGCAAAAAATCTCTTTATCTGAGCTTACTTGGGACTTTCTCGGTTTCGGCTTGGATGGCGATTTTTGAAGCCATGCCCCTCAGCCACCACTACCATCACTTTATCTTTACAGCCTTTAAAGGAGATATTCTGCTTGCCTGTATCGCCTCAGGGGTTGTGCTTGGTTTGGGGCTAGGGATCATCTTCAATGCTGGTGGAACTACTGGAGGAACAGATATCCTCGCTCGCATCTTTAACAAATACACTTCCCTCAGTATGGGAAAACTCATGTTGATTGTAGATGCCATTGTTCTGATAACTGTTGTCGTTGTCTTCCAAGATGTCCGTACGGCTATGTATACCCTCTTCTTTATCCTGATTGACACCCTTGTGATCGACTTGATTGGAGAAGGTGGTTTTGCTGGAAAAGGCTTCCTTATCGTCACATCTAAACCAGAAGAAATTGCCCAAAAAGTATCCGACGATCTGGGTCGCGGGATTACCTTTATCCGCGGGATGGGCTATTACAGCCGTAAGGACCTGGATATCGTCTACTGTGTCGTTTCACGGAATGAGATGAAACAAATGAAAGACATCATCAATCAGATCGATCCATTCGCCTTCATCACCATTTCTGAAGCCCATGAAATTCTCGGCGAAGGCTTTACTTTAGATAAAGAAAAACAACCCATTACCCGTTAA
- the tmk gene encoding dTMP kinase, producing MVNGTLISFEGPEGAGKSSVLEAVLPLLEEKGIPFITTREPGGVDIAEKIRQVILDPDHTSMDAKTELLLYIASRRQHLVERVLPALAAGKIVLMDRFIDSSVAYQGYGRGLSVEDIEWLNQFATDGLKPDLTLYFDVDVEEGLARIAKNQEREVNRLDLEGLELHQKVRQGYLALYEKEPERIVKIDASQSFEAVFADVLAVLENRLGILK from the coding sequence ATGGTAAACGGTACATTAATTTCATTTGAAGGTCCAGAAGGAGCGGGGAAATCATCGGTCCTAGAAGCCGTTTTGCCTCTACTTGAAGAAAAAGGAATTCCTTTTATTACAACCCGTGAACCAGGCGGTGTAGACATTGCAGAAAAGATCCGCCAAGTCATTTTAGATCCAGACCATACTAGTATGGATGCCAAGACAGAGTTGTTGCTTTATATTGCTAGTCGCCGGCAGCATTTGGTGGAACGTGTCTTGCCGGCCCTTGCAGCTGGGAAAATCGTCTTGATGGACCGCTTTATTGATAGCTCGGTCGCTTATCAAGGGTATGGTCGCGGTCTGAGTGTGGAAGATATCGAGTGGCTCAATCAATTTGCGACAGATGGTCTTAAACCAGATCTCACCCTTTACTTTGATGTGGATGTCGAAGAAGGGCTCGCTCGAATTGCCAAAAACCAAGAGCGGGAAGTCAATCGTTTGGATTTGGAAGGATTGGAGCTTCACCAAAAAGTAAGACAGGGTTATTTGGCCTTGTATGAAAAGGAACCAGAGCGCATTGTGAAAATCGATGCCAGTCAATCCTTTGAAGCAGTCTTTGCGGATGTCTTGGCTGTTTTAGAAAATCGCTTGGGGATATTGAAATGA
- a CDS encoding DNA polymerase III subunit delta': MKLEEIQQLQPELVERFTQILENKQLSHAYLFTGSFASFEMALLLAQSQFCEDLQGVWPCGKCRSCRLIEEEEFSDVKIVRPVNQIIKTDRIRSLVQDFSQSGFEGSRQVFIVQDADKMHTNAANSLLKVMEEPQSEIYLFLLTSDENLILPTIRSRAQQVHFPKKQAYLTELLEKEGLIKSQANLVARFSFSLEEAEQQKKNATFFELAKVCDQFIERCQSNLNRAYFEVTRLVSLADDKEKQSQAFRLMELALEEQLRLSRSQQLLEKLSLARRMWKANVSFQNALEYMVLSLES, translated from the coding sequence ATGAAGCTAGAAGAGATCCAACAGCTCCAGCCAGAATTGGTGGAGCGCTTCACCCAGATCTTGGAAAATAAACAGCTCAGTCATGCTTATCTCTTTACGGGTTCTTTTGCCAGTTTTGAGATGGCCCTCTTGCTAGCTCAAAGTCAATTTTGCGAAGATTTGCAGGGAGTCTGGCCTTGTGGCAAATGCCGTTCCTGCCGCTTGATTGAAGAAGAAGAATTCTCAGACGTAAAGATCGTGCGTCCAGTCAACCAGATCATTAAGACCGACCGCATTCGCTCGCTCGTTCAAGACTTTTCTCAATCAGGATTTGAAGGAAGTCGGCAGGTCTTTATCGTCCAAGATGCGGATAAGATGCATACCAATGCGGCCAATTCTCTCTTAAAAGTCATGGAGGAGCCCCAGAGTGAGATCTATCTCTTCTTGTTGACATCCGATGAAAACTTGATCTTACCGACCATCAGGAGTCGGGCTCAGCAGGTCCATTTTCCTAAAAAGCAAGCCTACCTAACCGAACTACTAGAAAAAGAAGGCTTGATCAAATCACAGGCAAATTTAGTAGCTCGTTTTAGTTTTAGTCTCGAAGAGGCAGAGCAGCAAAAAAAGAATGCTACGTTTTTTGAACTGGCAAAAGTTTGTGATCAATTCATCGAACGTTGTCAATCCAATTTAAATCGTGCTTATTTTGAAGTGACCCGCTTGGTGAGTCTAGCAGATGATAAGGAAAAACAAAGCCAGGCCTTTCGTTTGATGGAGTTGGCTTTAGAAGAGCAATTGCGCTTGAGTAGATCCCAGCAGTTGCTTGAGAAATTGAGTCTTGCTCGTAGGATGTGGAAGGCCAATGTTTCTTTTCAAAATGCTCTAGAATATATGGTTTTGAGCTTAGAAAGTTAA
- the yabA gene encoding DNA replication initiation control protein YabA: MNKKELFDALDGFSQNLLVTLAEVEAIKKNLKQVIEENTALRLENDKLRERLGEVEKTSSAKSQHHGRENLQRIYNDGFHICTYSYGQRRENDEECMFCDELLFRE, from the coding sequence ATGAATAAAAAAGAATTATTTGATGCTTTAGACGGCTTTTCTCAGAATTTGTTGGTCACCTTGGCTGAAGTTGAAGCCATCAAGAAAAATTTGAAACAAGTCATCGAAGAAAATACAGCTCTTCGCTTAGAAAATGATAAATTGAGAGAGCGTTTGGGGGAAGTTGAGAAGACTTCATCCGCAAAGTCACAACACCATGGACGTGAAAATTTGCAACGCATTTACAACGACGGTTTTCATATTTGCACTTATTCTTATGGTCAACGCCGTGAGAACGATGAAGAGTGTATGTTTTGTGACGAGTTGCTATTTAGGGAGTAA
- the rsmI gene encoding 16S rRNA (cytidine(1402)-2'-O)-methyltransferase — protein sequence MQIQRSFKGEKKTGVLYLVPTPIGNREDMSYRMVQTLKDVDLIAAEDTRNTGLLLKHFEIATPQTSFHEHNAMEKIPDLIAHLESGKDVAQVSDAGLPSISDPGHDLVKAAIEREIPVVAVPGPSAGITGLIASGLAPQPHIFYGFLPRKEGQQKAFFQEKVAYPETQIFYESPHRVKATLENMLAVYGDRSVVLVRELTKIYEEYTRGSISELVAFLEENPLKGECLLIVEGAKEEELDLEEVDLIQEIDTLVQEGMKKNQAIKQVAKQYGLQKSELYARYHQD from the coding sequence ATGCAGATCCAACGAAGTTTTAAAGGGGAAAAGAAAACAGGGGTGCTTTACCTGGTCCCAACACCGATCGGCAATCGGGAGGATATGAGTTACCGCATGGTCCAGACCTTAAAAGATGTGGACTTGATCGCAGCTGAGGATACTAGAAATACAGGCCTCTTGCTCAAGCATTTTGAGATTGCGACGCCCCAGACTAGCTTTCATGAGCACAATGCCATGGAGAAAATTCCAGATCTGATCGCCCATTTAGAATCCGGAAAGGATGTGGCGCAAGTCTCAGATGCAGGACTTCCTAGTATCTCTGACCCCGGTCATGATTTGGTCAAGGCAGCGATTGAACGAGAGATTCCTGTCGTAGCTGTGCCTGGTCCTAGTGCAGGTATAACGGGTTTGATTGCCAGTGGCCTAGCCCCTCAACCTCATATTTTTTATGGATTTCTGCCTCGCAAAGAGGGGCAACAAAAGGCCTTTTTCCAAGAAAAAGTGGCCTACCCTGAGACTCAGATCTTTTATGAGTCGCCCCATCGGGTGAAGGCGACCTTAGAGAATATGTTGGCTGTCTATGGGGATCGTTCGGTCGTCCTGGTTCGTGAATTGACCAAGATCTACGAGGAATATACTCGTGGCAGTATTTCTGAGTTAGTCGCATTTCTTGAAGAAAATCCCCTCAAAGGGGAGTGTCTCTTGATCGTCGAAGGAGCCAAGGAAGAAGAGCTAGACCTAGAAGAGGTCGACTTGATTCAAGAGATCGACACCTTGGTCCAAGAGGGCATGAAGAAAAATCAAGCAATTAAACAGGTCGCCAAACAATATGGCCTGCAAAAGAGTGAGCTCTATGCTCGTTACCATCAAGACTAG
- a CDS encoding GNAT family N-acetyltransferase, which produces MEIRMAYPNEIKRIMEIIQDAKESLAQRQVDQWQDGYPDEEIIFEDILESRGYVAVEDQEVVAYAAVYKGNEAAYNEIYDGKWEHDNYMYVTFHRVAVAKEAAGKGVAQTFLQGLIEGEKGPDFRCDTHPDNLVMQHLLEKLGYHYCGKVPIDGVRLAYQKIKRKAETSLFQVVSEEDRWDQRAEAAYNDSLS; this is translated from the coding sequence ATGGAAATTAGAATGGCTTATCCCAACGAGATTAAGCGAATTATGGAAATTATCCAAGATGCCAAGGAAAGCCTGGCTCAAAGACAGGTCGACCAGTGGCAGGATGGCTATCCAGATGAAGAGATCATTTTTGAGGATATTCTAGAAAGTCGTGGCTATGTCGCCGTTGAAGATCAGGAAGTCGTGGCCTATGCAGCTGTCTACAAGGGCAACGAAGCGGCTTACAATGAGATTTATGATGGTAAGTGGGAGCATGACAACTATATGTATGTCACTTTTCACCGGGTCGCTGTAGCCAAAGAAGCTGCTGGCAAAGGGGTAGCGCAGACCTTCCTTCAAGGTTTAATCGAAGGGGAAAAAGGGCCAGATTTCCGTTGCGATACGCACCCGGATAATCTGGTGATGCAGCATTTACTTGAAAAATTGGGCTACCATTATTGTGGAAAGGTCCCCATTGATGGCGTCCGTCTGGCTTATCAAAAGATCAAACGAAAAGCAGAAACTAGTCTATTCCAAGTGGTCTCAGAAGAGGACCGCTGGGACCAAAGAGCAGAAGCGGCCTACAATGACTCTCTATCTTAA
- a CDS encoding methylated-DNA--[protein]-cysteine S-methyltransferase translates to MTLYLKQFYESPMELLSIIVSEEGLVELDFYDPKEEATDPYGALEQVHPFHEKVKEWLDHYFAGDPIAISFPLAPQGTAFQERVWQLLREIPYGETKTYGQLAQDFSCGSAQAVGQAVGRNPLTILVPCHRVMGKDGQLTGYASGLDRKRWLLHHEGITWKEK, encoded by the coding sequence ATGACTCTCTATCTTAAACAATTTTATGAAAGCCCTATGGAGCTTCTTTCGATCATTGTCAGTGAAGAAGGCCTTGTTGAGCTTGATTTTTATGATCCGAAAGAGGAGGCGACTGATCCCTATGGGGCGCTGGAGCAGGTCCATCCCTTCCATGAGAAGGTGAAGGAGTGGTTGGACCACTATTTTGCGGGGGATCCAATCGCTATCAGCTTTCCACTAGCACCGCAAGGGACAGCTTTTCAAGAGCGGGTGTGGCAGTTATTGCGAGAGATCCCATATGGTGAGACCAAGACCTATGGCCAGCTGGCCCAGGATTTTTCTTGTGGTTCAGCCCAAGCCGTGGGACAGGCTGTTGGACGCAATCCCTTGACGATCTTAGTCCCTTGCCACCGCGTGATGGGAAAAGATGGACAACTGACGGGCTATGCATCTGGACTCGATCGCAAACGCTGGCTCTTACACCATGAAGGAATTACCTGGAAGGAGAAATAA
- a CDS encoding arsenate reductase family protein: MYTFIEYPKCSTCRKAKSELDGLECEFQSQNIVTETPTSQELQDWMAASGLPIKSFFNTSGMKYRELGLKDKVDQLTVKEAADLLASDGMLIKRPLLVKDGKVVQVGYRKPYADLGL, translated from the coding sequence ATGTATACATTTATTGAATACCCAAAATGTTCGACTTGTCGAAAGGCTAAATCAGAATTGGACGGTCTCGAATGTGAGTTTCAAAGCCAAAACATCGTCACAGAAACACCGACTAGCCAAGAATTGCAAGACTGGATGGCAGCTTCTGGCCTACCAATCAAGTCTTTCTTCAATACTAGCGGAATGAAATACCGGGAACTCGGTTTGAAAGATAAGGTGGATCAACTGACAGTGAAAGAAGCGGCGGATCTCCTTGCTTCAGACGGTATGCTGATCAAGCGGCCTTTGCTTGTCAAAGACGGAAAAGTTGTTCAAGTGGGCTACCGAAAACCATACGCAGACTTAGGTTTGTAA
- a CDS encoding ABC-F family ATP-binding cassette domain-containing protein produces MSILEVKNLSHGFGDRAIFEDVSFRLLKGEHIGLVGANGEGKSTFMSIVTGKMQPDEGKVEWSKYVTAGYLDQHSVLEEGQTVRDVLRTAFDELFTAEARINDLYMAMAEEGADVDALMEEVGELQERLESRDFYTLDAKIDEVARALGVMDFGMDTDVTSLSGGQRTKVLLAKLLLEKPDILLLDEPTNYLDAEHIDWLKRYLQNYENAFVLISHDIPFLNDVINIVYHVENQQLTRYSGDYYQFLEVYEMKKSQLEAAYERQQKEIADLKDFVARNKARVATRNMAMSRQKKLDKMELIELQSEKPKPSFEFKNARTPGRFIFQAKDLQIGYDRPLTKPLNLTFERNQKVAIIGANGIGKTTLLKSLLGIIPPIAGEVERGDYLELGYFEQEVEGGNRQTPLEAVWDAFPALNQAEVRAALARCGLTTKHIESQIQVLSGGEQAKVRFCLLMNRENNVLVLDEPTNHLDVDAKDELKRALKEYKGSILMVCHEPDFYEGWMDQIWDFNELT; encoded by the coding sequence ATGAGTATTTTAGAAGTGAAAAATTTGAGTCACGGTTTTGGGGACCGTGCGATTTTTGAGGATGTGTCCTTCCGTTTGTTAAAGGGAGAGCATATCGGTCTTGTCGGGGCCAATGGTGAGGGAAAATCGACCTTCATGAGCATCGTGACTGGTAAGATGCAACCTGACGAAGGCAAGGTGGAGTGGTCTAAGTATGTGACGGCAGGTTACCTGGATCAGCATTCGGTCTTAGAAGAAGGACAAACGGTTCGCGATGTTTTACGGACCGCTTTTGATGAGTTGTTCACAGCTGAAGCTCGCATCAATGACCTCTATATGGCCATGGCGGAAGAGGGAGCCGATGTTGATGCTCTGATGGAAGAGGTTGGGGAACTTCAAGAGCGTCTAGAAAGTCGTGATTTTTATACCTTGGATGCCAAGATTGATGAAGTGGCGCGTGCTCTTGGGGTCATGGACTTTGGCATGGATACAGATGTGACCTCCTTGTCAGGTGGGCAACGGACCAAGGTCCTCTTGGCCAAACTCTTGCTAGAAAAACCAGATATCTTGCTACTAGACGAGCCAACCAACTACTTGGATGCAGAGCACATCGATTGGCTCAAACGCTATTTGCAGAATTATGAAAATGCCTTTGTCCTCATTTCCCACGACATTCCATTCTTGAACGATGTGATCAATATCGTCTACCATGTGGAAAATCAGCAGTTAACCCGCTATTCAGGAGACTACTACCAATTCCTTGAAGTCTATGAAATGAAGAAATCGCAATTGGAAGCGGCTTATGAGCGCCAGCAAAAAGAGATTGCTGATTTGAAAGATTTCGTAGCCCGCAATAAGGCGCGTGTGGCTACACGGAATATGGCCATGTCTCGTCAGAAGAAGCTGGACAAGATGGAACTCATTGAGTTACAAAGTGAGAAACCAAAGCCATCCTTTGAATTTAAAAATGCCCGGACTCCTGGACGCTTTATCTTCCAGGCCAAGGATCTTCAGATTGGCTATGACCGTCCTTTGACCAAGCCTTTGAACCTAACGTTTGAACGCAATCAAAAGGTAGCCATCATCGGAGCCAACGGGATCGGGAAAACCACTCTCTTGAAGAGCTTGCTTGGAATCATCCCACCGATTGCTGGAGAAGTAGAGCGGGGAGATTACCTAGAGCTTGGCTATTTTGAGCAAGAGGTCGAAGGTGGCAATCGCCAGACACCGCTTGAAGCAGTTTGGGATGCCTTTCCGGCTCTCAACCAAGCAGAAGTCCGTGCCGCCCTTGCTCGCTGTGGTTTGACCACCAAACATATCGAGAGCCAAATCCAGGTGCTATCCGGTGGAGAGCAAGCCAAGGTACGCTTCTGTCTCTTGATGAACCGTGAAAACAATGTCTTGGTACTAGATGAGCCGACCAACCACTTGGATGTGGATGCCAAAGATGAATTGAAACGGGCTCTGAAAGAGTACAAGGGATCGATTCTCATGGTTTGCCACGAGCCAGATTTCTATGAAGGCTGGATGGACCAAATCTGGGACTTTAATGAATTGACGTAA
- a CDS encoding peptidylprolyl isomerase yields MKKLIALLLFSGLALTACSSNKTDANSSSSSKEKTEQTATSSSSEKDQKKIEEEQKKLEQLRKDFNDAMTNENAVFPQLSNEVAEDEAEVKITTTEGDITVKLFPKYAPLAVENFLTHAKEGYYNGLLFHRVINNFMIQTGDPKGDGTGGESIWKGKDKSKDSGTGFENEYSPYLYNLRGALAMANSGPNTNGSQFYINQNKDDISSKLPTDRFPAKIIDAYKNGGNPTLDGGNYTVFGQVIDGMDVVDKIASAETDDKDKPKTDIKIEKIEILKDYNFKK; encoded by the coding sequence ATGAAAAAATTAATCGCATTACTATTATTTTCCGGCTTGGCTTTAACAGCTTGTTCGTCCAATAAAACAGACGCTAACTCTTCAAGCTCAAGTAAAGAAAAGACAGAGCAGACAGCAACTTCTAGCTCTAGTGAAAAAGATCAAAAGAAAATTGAAGAAGAACAAAAGAAATTAGAACAACTGCGCAAAGATTTTAACGATGCCATGACCAATGAAAATGCCGTCTTCCCACAACTCTCAAATGAAGTGGCTGAAGACGAAGCAGAGGTTAAAATCACAACAACTGAAGGCGATATCACTGTGAAGCTCTTCCCTAAATATGCCCCACTTGCAGTTGAAAACTTCTTGACCCATGCAAAAGAAGGCTACTACAATGGCTTACTTTTCCACCGTGTCATTAACAACTTTATGATCCAAACTGGGGATCCTAAGGGAGATGGTACTGGTGGCGAATCCATCTGGAAGGGCAAAGACAAATCCAAAGATTCAGGTACTGGTTTTGAGAATGAGTATTCTCCATACCTTTACAACCTTCGTGGAGCCCTTGCCATGGCCAATTCTGGTCCAAATACCAATGGTAGTCAATTCTATATTAACCAAAATAAGGATGATATTTCAAGTAAACTCCCAACTGACCGCTTCCCAGCTAAGATCATCGATGCTTATAAAAATGGTGGAAATCCAACCCTCGATGGTGGTAACTACACTGTCTTTGGCCAAGTGATCGATGGCATGGATGTGGTCGATAAAATCGCCTCTGCCGAAACCGATGATAAGGACAAACCAAAAACAGATATCAAGATCGAGAAAATCGAGATCTTAAAAGACTACAATTTCAAGAAATAA
- the gloA2 gene encoding SMU1112c/YaeR family gloxylase I-like metalloprotein: MKLDMIHHIAIIGRDRDAMLHFYVDQLGFAIVSEFDRPERGDILINLRQGQLTLELFIKPTAPERPKLPLPEHAGLRHLAFKVEDVEAYLARLDQLGIENTGLRYDDFDGKKMAFFFDPEGLPLEIHE, encoded by the coding sequence ATGAAGTTAGACATGATTCATCATATTGCCATCATTGGACGGGATCGCGATGCCATGTTGCATTTCTATGTGGACCAGTTGGGCTTTGCGATTGTCAGTGAATTTGACCGTCCTGAACGCGGAGATATCTTGATCAATCTCCGTCAGGGCCAGCTGACTTTAGAACTCTTTATCAAACCGACGGCCCCAGAACGACCTAAGCTTCCCTTACCAGAGCATGCGGGACTGCGTCATCTAGCCTTTAAAGTGGAAGATGTAGAGGCCTATCTAGCTAGATTGGATCAGCTAGGTATTGAGAATACAGGCCTTCGCTATGATGACTTTGATGGTAAGAAAATGGCATTTTTCTTCGATCCAGAAGGATTGCCCTTGGAAATACATGAGTGA